AGGTTGTTTGGACGGTTGCCGAGCACCGAATAGCCGCTGCTGACGGAGATGACCGAGCCAAAGGACGACGCCGTTGCCAGCAAGATTGCGAGGCCGCAGAGACGCTTCATATCAGATCAGTTGTCGAAAAGTGTGCCAATCGTGACGAAGATGCAAAGATTGGCACCCATTGTTCCACTGAGGGTCCAGAGGTGGCCGGCAGGTTTCGCCGGTGCTTGCACAAGAGATTGCCTATCAGGCACTCACCCCGGTGGCGGTATCGTAACAACAACATGTTGCGGCGTCACCTCGTTCTGTTGTCGGCGATCCTCGTTGTTCTGGTCTCCCATCCCATCGCGGCACACCTGCGGCCAGATGAAAAATCTGTCCGGGAAAGCCTTGGCAAGCTCCGCTCCCTCGAAGAGCCGGAGCGCGGGAGCCTGACCAAGACGCTCGCCTTCGAGATCCGGTCGATGCCGGGAGGCGCCTCCAAGACCGGCCTTGCCAGCAGCCTCGCGACCCTTTGCACCGAGAGCGACAGCGGCAGAGAGACGCTGCAGGCAGTTGCCGATACTCTGGTCCAGGCCATCCAGCAGTCGCCTCCCAAGGCCCAGGGGTCGGAGCCCGCCTATGCCTATGTGCAGCTTGCTCAGTTCTCGCGCTACGAGAAGCTGAAGGTGAATTTGGAGACGCCGGAGTTCAAAGCGGCGATATCTCATCTGATCGCGCTCGAGAAGTCTCGCGACAACGCCAACTTCACGCTCAGCGACCTCTCAGGCAAAGAATGGACGCTGAAGAGCATCAAGGGAAAGGTGGTGCTCGTGAACTTCTGGGCCACTTGGTGCCCGCCTTGCCGCAAAGAAATGCCCGACATGGAGAAGATCTACCGGAGGTTCAAGGACAAGGGTCTGGTGATCCTGGCGATCTCCGACGAGGAGGAGAGCAAGGTGCGTCCGTTCATCGAGGAAAAGGGATACACCTTCCCGATCCTGCTCGACCCGGGCCGGAAGGCCAACACGGCGTTTGGCATCCAAGGCATCCCGAACAGCTTCGTGTTCGACCGATTCGGGAGGCTGCAAGCGGTGGCGATTGACGGACGCTCCGAGCGGCAGCTTCTCGACCTGTTGGCGAAAGCCGGGCTGAAGTAGGTCTGTGGAATTGCAGGTCTGTAGGGCCTGTAGTCGCCGGCTCCGTGCCGGCGCATTTGGGGGGCTTTCACGTCAGGAACGCGCTTCGCCGTTCGCCGCTCGCTTCCCTTGGGGGCCACCCCACTCCTCCTCCGCCTCAGATAGTCTCCGATTCATGGCAGCCACCTTCTTAACCCTTTCCGCCATGCTGGCCGCCGCAATCCCTGGAGCCACCAATCTTCAGGCCGAAAACGGCGTCCCCAAGTCCATTCTCAACCGCCTGACGAGCGGCGTCAACATCACTCGCTGGATGTGCTACCTGGCCAACCCAAACGACCAGGAGCACTTTCGTAACTACATGAAGCCCGCCGACTGGCAGAACTTCGAGAGGCTGGGCATCAAGTACGTTCGCCTGTGCGTTTCTCCCGAGGCGATCTATGACAACGGCAAACCCAAAGCCGCGAATCTGCCCGCGCTCGATGCGGCGCTCAAGGCGCTCGTCGACCACAAGCTCGCCGTCTTTCTCGACCTTCACGACAACGGGCAGCTGAAGCTCGACTCGCCGGGGCAGAACAACACGGGCCTGATCACGTTCTGGGAAGCCCTATCGCAGCGCTACAAGGGCAAGTACGAAGGCGACGTGGTTTTCGAGATCGTGAACGAGCCGATCTTCAACCAGAAGAACGAAGCGGTCTGGTGGGAGCTGCAGGACAAGGTGGCGAGCGCGATCCGCAAGATCGACCCGGCGCGGAGCATTTTGGCGACGGGCACCGGTTGGGGAGGCATCGACGGGCTGGTGGCGATGCAGCCGCTCAAGCTGAAGAACGTGATCTACTCCTTCCACTGCTACGACCCGTTCTTCTTCACGCATCAGGGCGCGAGCTGGGTGGGCGAATGGCCGCGCGACATGAAGTCGGTGCCGTTCCCATCCACTCCTGAGAACGTCGAGGCGATCCTAAGCAAGAACGACGCAAAGTTCCACGACGCGCTGCGCCAATACGGTAAGGAACGCAACGACGCGGCCTACCTGCGAAGGCGCATCAAGCTGGCGATGGATTGGGCGCGGAAGAACCGGGTCCCGGCGATTCTGGGAGAGTTCGGGGCCTACCCGCCGGTGGCGCCGGTTGATTCCCGAGGACGATGGTTCCAGGCGATGATGGCGGCCTGCAAGGCCGAAAAGGCGCCCTATTGCCTGTGGGGCTATGACGACGCTCTTGGCCTCGGCCGCAAGGTCAGTCCCGACGGCGGCATTTGGCTGGATGAGGTGACACTGAAGGGGATGTACGGGAGGTAGGTTAGCGGCTGCAGGCTCCTGAAACAGCCCTGATACATGTGTTGAGCAGGTGGACAGCGCGCACCGACTACACAATTGGTGTTTTTGGGCAAAGCGTGTTGTAACATGCTCCCATGCCCATACATCGAGCTTTCAACAGGCTGCTTTTCGCCGTAGCCTTGTGTTGTGCTGCAAACCTCAGTTGGGGGCAGTACTCGATCATCTCGGGCGAGTACCGAGGTGAGGGCTCGACGGGCGGCTCGCTGTCGCTGCTTGTCGCAAGGCCCTCTGGCAAGAACTGGACAGTAAAAGGGACGCTGAAGACGTACAAGAAGTCCAAGGGGCTCCCTGTTTCGGGAACGCTCTACTCAGCGACGAACAAGCTCTCTCTCCGTGTCACCGGCATTCCCCAGAACGCCGTCCTGGATGGCCACTTCGACCCTGAAACCGGGACGATCGAGGCCGACTTCAAGGCAAAGAGCGCGACGAGCGAGCTCCATATACAGTCCTTCTCCTGCAAGAACAAGAACCAAAAGGCCGAGATGGAAACGGTTTGGGTTCTTGAAGCTGGCTATCCAAAACGATGCGAGTCGTTCACCGAGGAAATGGCAAAGGGAATCACCGTCGATCCCGAAGGCGGAACTGTTACCTGGAAGAACATCCCCAAGCATGACGGCAGCAAAGTGGACCAGGTCATCAAGTTCACGGTGCCAAAGAACGAATACCGGCAAGGCGAAAAGCTGCTGTGGACACTTGATGCCAGTGGGTGCGCCCACGACACCCCTGTTGTGGAAGGTCTACACATGGCCTTGGGTTGGGACGGCCAAGGTTGGGCTTTTGCCATAGATTGGGGCGATAGCTCCTACGGCAAAGCGGTCGGATGGCGTCCAAAGTGGGAGCCCGTGTTCAGCCCTCCCGCCCGCTCTCGGGTTCGGTTCGTCGTCCGCCAGCCCTATGACCTCTATGAATGGTGGTATGCACCGGTTTCCCGGCCCAAGAAGCCTGCCGTAAAGCCTGAGGAAAAGCCGCCCGTCAAGCCCCCAAGCACCACAGGCTCAGGCGGAACGCCTGGAAAGCCGGCAGGCGGCGGCGGAACGGGCCCGGCAACAACGGCGCCGAAACCCCCTACCCTCAGAGTCGTTGCGATGACGGGCAACGTTCAAG
This genomic interval from Armatimonadota bacterium contains the following:
- a CDS encoding TlpA family protein disulfide reductase, which gives rise to MPGGASKTGLASSLATLCTESDSGRETLQAVADTLVQAIQQSPPKAQGSEPAYAYVQLAQFSRYEKLKVNLETPEFKAAISHLIALEKSRDNANFTLSDLSGKEWTLKSIKGKVVLVNFWATWCPPCRKEMPDMEKIYRRFKDKGLVILAISDEEESKVRPFIEEKGYTFPILLDPGRKANTAFGIQGIPNSFVFDRFGRLQAVAIDGRSERQLLDLLAKAGLK
- a CDS encoding cellulase family glycosylhydrolase yields the protein MAATFLTLSAMLAAAIPGATNLQAENGVPKSILNRLTSGVNITRWMCYLANPNDQEHFRNYMKPADWQNFERLGIKYVRLCVSPEAIYDNGKPKAANLPALDAALKALVDHKLAVFLDLHDNGQLKLDSPGQNNTGLITFWEALSQRYKGKYEGDVVFEIVNEPIFNQKNEAVWWELQDKVASAIRKIDPARSILATGTGWGGIDGLVAMQPLKLKNVIYSFHCYDPFFFTHQGASWVGEWPRDMKSVPFPSTPENVEAILSKNDAKFHDALRQYGKERNDAAYLRRRIKLAMDWARKNRVPAILGEFGAYPPVAPVDSRGRWFQAMMAACKAEKAPYCLWGYDDALGLGRKVSPDGGIWLDEVTLKGMYGR
- a CDS encoding FecR domain-containing protein, producing the protein MPIHRAFNRLLFAVALCCAANLSWGQYSIISGEYRGEGSTGGSLSLLVARPSGKNWTVKGTLKTYKKSKGLPVSGTLYSATNKLSLRVTGIPQNAVLDGHFDPETGTIEADFKAKSATSELHIQSFSCKNKNQKAEMETVWVLEAGYPKRCESFTEEMAKGITVDPEGGTVTWKNIPKHDGSKVDQVIKFTVPKNEYRQGEKLLWTLDASGCAHDTPVVEGLHMALGWDGQGWAFAIDWGDSSYGKAVGWRPKWEPVFSPPARSRVRFVVRQPYDLYEWWYAPVSRPKKPAVKPEEKPPVKPPSTTGSGGTPGKPAGGGGTGPATTAPKPPTLRVVAMTGNVQVRKNNSLQWVDFKDALPLKVGDMITTSFDEEIEFALPDGATLRMEPNSTIKVGPLLQAGGQRTQAIMDMVAGRVFVRATSRPGFAGGDFVLRRNETGVSPRGTAFSVAFDEKSKMMQVHVDEGEVTITNKGEQPIILKAGETWARQYLDGG